In Elusimicrobiota bacterium, one genomic interval encodes:
- a CDS encoding GGDEF domain-containing protein, producing the protein MSLTEPQPLLFFFPGARSSRVQLVSLLMGPVGLPLFGGAILWAMIKGPYAATELFPLFLALEFFLYLGGGLGWAFGGALLASSVALGGFFFSLTPWARVLYPMHGLLVWVVFWVLGAFDRQREVTWNRFQEEWDGLELDLSRLQSNVENAKTVIEDSHARINAFDRLQLFTDDLVGPYHRDELLQRVQAGLGAMFPKARVGLHLFPKPDVPDPTDEWGMKVLQWGQPRLLSSRTSTVPTWEPGLFICLPVKGRESFLGWISMESKQPRHPFHIHDLRLASIGSDLISLALGNTERFSQTEALAISDELTGVFTRGYFNERLLEEFRKARHNGRPFSLVILDIDHFKKVNDAHGHHIGDEVLRWLSRLVMAQARETDFVARYGGEEFVVIMPSTRGADALRFTQRLVKTIAATPFRWGQKSIKVTLSAGVATLSNDVTNEEEMIRRSDEALYAAKRGGRNRVRAYSV; encoded by the coding sequence ATGTCCTTAACGGAACCACAACCCCTGTTGTTTTTTTTCCCGGGGGCACGATCGTCTCGGGTTCAGTTGGTTTCCCTCCTGATGGGCCCGGTGGGGCTTCCTCTTTTTGGCGGGGCCATTCTTTGGGCCATGATCAAAGGTCCCTACGCCGCCACTGAATTGTTTCCTCTATTCCTCGCGCTGGAGTTTTTTCTCTATTTGGGGGGGGGCTTGGGTTGGGCTTTTGGCGGAGCGCTCTTGGCCAGTTCGGTGGCTCTGGGGGGATTCTTTTTTTCTTTAACTCCGTGGGCCCGCGTTCTTTACCCCATGCATGGACTCTTGGTGTGGGTCGTTTTCTGGGTTCTCGGGGCGTTTGACCGTCAGCGGGAAGTCACTTGGAACCGATTCCAAGAAGAATGGGATGGACTCGAACTGGATTTGTCACGACTCCAATCCAATGTGGAAAACGCGAAAACGGTTATTGAGGACAGTCACGCCCGAATCAATGCGTTTGACCGCCTGCAGCTCTTTACCGATGATTTGGTGGGACCTTACCATCGGGACGAGCTGCTTCAACGTGTGCAGGCCGGTTTGGGGGCCATGTTTCCTAAAGCGCGTGTGGGGCTCCATCTTTTTCCTAAACCGGATGTCCCCGATCCCACCGATGAATGGGGAATGAAGGTGCTTCAATGGGGACAACCACGCCTTCTCTCTTCCCGAACGTCAACAGTCCCCACCTGGGAACCCGGCCTTTTTATTTGCCTTCCTGTGAAAGGGCGGGAAAGTTTTCTGGGATGGATCTCTATGGAATCCAAGCAGCCCCGCCACCCTTTTCATATTCATGACCTTCGCCTGGCTTCCATTGGATCCGACTTGATTTCATTGGCGTTGGGGAACACAGAGCGATTCAGTCAGACAGAAGCTCTGGCCATTTCAGATGAGTTAACCGGTGTCTTTACGCGCGGTTATTTTAATGAGCGATTGTTGGAGGAATTTCGAAAGGCACGCCACAACGGACGCCCTTTTTCCCTGGTGATCCTGGACATCGATCATTTTAAAAAAGTGAACGACGCCCACGGGCATCACATCGGGGATGAGGTGTTGCGGTGGTTGTCCCGGCTGGTGATGGCCCAGGCACGGGAAACCGATTTTGTGGCCCGTTACGGCGGAGAGGAATTTGTGGTGATCATGCCTTCCACGCGTGGTGCCGATGCCCTTCGATTTACGCAGCGATTGGTCAAAACCATTGCGGCGACCCCGTTCCGGTGGGGACAAAAAAGCATCAAAGTCACCCTCTCCGCGGGGGTGGCCACCTTATCCAACGACGTGACCAACGAGGAAGAAATGATCCGTCGCTCCGACGAAGCCCTCTACGCCGCCAAAAGGGGTGGACGCAATCGTGTTCGAGCCTATTCGGTTTGA